TTCAAATGGGTGCGAACATCCTGATGTACGCCTTCCTGGGCGACTCGAAGTAACAGAGCAGGCACGAGACCGGGAATGAGGACTTGAAAAGGTGTTCTTGCTTTCGGACTAATTACTTTCTTCATTCTGTTTCTCATTCTCATTCTGTCCTTGTTAACAGATGCTAAAACCTTTTTTTGTTTCATCACTTTTAGCTACATTCAAAACAGTTCACATCTAAAAATAGGAAGTTATGAGTTGGTTATGGGCATTAATTATAGGAGGTGTCGCCGGTTGGTTAGCCGGGGCAATCATGGATAGCGACAGAGGAGGAATTTTCTTCAATATCGTACTGGGAATCCTGGGTGGTATTGTCGGGGCATGGCTTTTCGGCTTACTGCATATTTTCGCACCCGATAATATTTGGGGAGTTTTGTTGACGGCAACGGTCGGGGCGGTCGTCATCATTGTAATAGCCCGGTTGATTACGGGTGGTAAGGTTTAAAAGGAGAGATCAGCTACTGCTGATCCACTAAAGCAAATTGTCTGCTAAAGGCAGTACGATTTGGGTTAATAAAGGAGGCACGCGATTAATCGCGTGCCTTCCTGGTTTTATTACATTCTGTTAGGTACTGTAATTCCCAACAAATTCATGGAGCTCTTTATCACCTTCGCCACATTCTGACTTACCGTCAGGCGTAATGCTTTTTGATTTTCATCCGTCTCACTCAGGATCATCACATTCTGGTAGAATTGATTGAACAACTTCACCAGTTCGTACGTATAGTTCGCCACCACAGAAGGAGCGTACGTTTTTGCTGCTTCCTCAATAACGGAAGGATACAACACCAATTGTTTGATGATTTCCTTTTCGGAAGCACCGATTTCTGTGTTTGTGTCCAGTTTAAAGTCGCTTGCTTTCCCCAAAAGTGATTGGATACGTGCGTGAGCATACTGGATAAACGGACCTGTGTGGCCATTCAATTCGATGGATTCCGCCGGGTTGAACATCATGCGTTTCTTCGGGTCTACTTTCAGCAAATAATACTTTAAACCTCCCATCCCGATCGTCTTATACAAGGTTTCCCGATCGGCTTCGCTCATTCCGTCCAAATGTCCGCGCTCTGCCGTCATTTCTTTGGCGCTTTCAATCACTTCGTCCATCAGGTCATCTGCGTCAACCACCGTTCCTTCCCGCGATTTCATTTTTCCGGAAGGAAGGTCTACCATTCCATAAGATAAGTGGAAGCATGATTTCGCCCAGGAATAACCCAGTTTGTCCAAAATCAGGAATAACACTTTGAAGTGGTAATCCTGTTCATTACCTACGGTATAAATAATTCCGGTCAATTCCGGGTAATCGTTGAAACGGTCAACGGCAGTTCCCAAATCCTGCGTCATATACACGGAAGTTCCGTCCGAACGCAATAAAAGTTTGTGGTCCAATCCGTCGCCTGTCAGGTCGATCCAGACAGAACCGTCTTCTTTTTGGTAGAAAACGCCTTTGCTCAACCCTTCGTTTACCAGGTCTTTTCCAAGAATAAATGTATCGGACTCGTAGTACAAACGATCGAAATCAACGCCCATTTTTTCATAGGTTTGATTGAATCCGTCGTATACCCAGCCGTTCATGGTTGTCCAAAGCAGATACACTTCCGGGTCTCTTCCTTCCCAGCGAACCAGCAAGTCTTTGGCTTCGCGCAAAATGGAAGTTTCGTTTTTAGCCAGTTCCTTGATCTTATCGTCCAGTCCTGCAATGGCCTTTTCGTCTTTACCGGCTTTCGCTGCCGTAAATTCGTGGTATTTGGCAATTGCGGCTTCGGAATAACCTTCAAAGTTTCCGGTATTCCATTCCGCGATGATTTCTTTGGCTTCTGCGTTGAATTGCTTGTCGAATTCCACGTAGTACTTTCCAACCAGTTTATCGCCTTTCATACCGGTGTTTTCCGGATTCTCACGTTCTCCTTTTTCATTCAGAGGCGAGAATTTCTGCCATGCAAGCATGCTCTTACAGATGTGGATCCCGCGATCGTTGATGATCTGCGTTTTGATCACTTTGTGTCCGTAAGCATCGAGAATCTGAGCAACCGAATATCCCAGGAAATTGTTGCGTAAATGTCCCAAATGCAATGGTTTGTTCGTATTCGGGGAAGAGTATTCCACCATGATTTCCGGTTTGGAATGCTTTGCTGCCAGTCCGAATGATGCATTTGAGTCTATTTCGCTCAATTGTCTGGTCCAGTAATCATTCGGGAAACTGACGTTTAAGAATCCTCCGATAATGGAATAATCACTGATACAGCGTATATCGTCCCTTAAAAAATCACCAAGCACTTTTCCAATTTCTTGCGGAGCTTTTCCGGCAAGTTTCATCAAAGGAAACAATACCAAAGTAGTATCGCCTTCGAATTCTTTTTTCGTTTTTTGAAACTGAATCAGCGAGTCAGAACATTCGAAACCAAATAATTGATTGGATTTCTCAATGATTGCCGACTTGATTAAATCTTCCATCAGGACTGTTTATTTTTATTTTGTGTTATTATCATGTTCAAATGTTTCAAATGTTCAAGTTGAACTGTTTAAAACTTTGGAACTTCTTGAACTATTTTTGAACCTTTTGAACTGTTCAACCCTTCAACGCAGCGGTAACCGATTCCAACAAAGAAAAAGCCGTTTCTGCCATGGCGTTCACTCTGTTATCCAGGCACGGATTTACTTCAACGAACTCGATGCAAACCGTTTTTGGATTTTTAGCTAACAAAGTTAATATTTCTTCGGCTTCCTCGGGAAAAATACCGTTTCCAACCGGTGTTCCTGTTCCGAAAGAGGTGATTTCCGGGTCCATGGAATCCACGTCAAAGGAAACATAGATGAGTTCGCACGCTTCCAATTGCTTTAAAACGTGTTGTACAATTGCCTCCGCGCCTTCTTTTCGCACAAACTCTACCGTGTGATTGGTAATGTTATTCTCGGCGATTAACTGGTTTTCTTCGAATTCCGTATCCCTCACGCCGATAAATACCAAATCTGAAGGATTCAGTTTAACAGCGTTGGTGTATTTGTATTTAAGATCGTTCCAGATTCCTGTTGTTTGCCCGGAAGGAGTATTTCGCTGATAAGCCAGATTATCATTTCCCAGTGAAAGGCTCAACGGCATTCCGTGGATGTTCCCGGAAGGAGTAGTGTATGGAGAATGCAAATCTCCGTGTGCATCGATCCAGACAACTCCCAGGCGTTTTTCAGGATAAGCTGCCTTGATACCCGCAATTGTTCCTGCAGCCGATCCGTGATCCCCGGCAAGAATAATCGGGAAAGAACCTTTATTCAGCAAGTCTTTGGTCTTTTCGGCTACAGATTCGAAAACCAATTTGAATCCCAACAGGTTTTTGGCAAATTCAGTTTCGTTTTTCTGATCGAGAAATCCATTGTAATCCGGCAAAGGGTGAAGCGGGTATAATCCGAAGTAAGGATTGTTTGCTTTTCTGGCCGCTGTCATAATAGCTCCGGGCCCAAGGGATGATCCGCGGGTTCCTGCTGCCAGTTCTGAGGTATTTACAATGATTTCAATTTTCCGATGCATAACATATTGTTAATAGCGCAAAAATACATATTTGGTTTAGTCTGACTCTTTCAAGTTCCCGAAACCTTTTCAACAATTTGCCGTATTAAGTTCTTATTAAAGATCTTATATGTTGGTAAAGCAGTCATCCATATTCTTAGGAATTTGCATTTTTCTGTTGTGTTCGTGCACTTCCAAAAAGGAAGTCATCAGTGAGGGGACGATCATTTATTCGGCTGATTATCCGAACCACAAGAAGAATATATTCCTGTACAATATCCTGCCGAAAGAAATCCAGATCAGTTTTAAGGACGGAAAGGTCCGCAACGATATCAGTCGCGGTAATTTTCAAAATGTTTTGCTGTTCGACTGTAACAAAAAACAAATGGACATTTATTTTCAATACGGGGAAGAAGCATTTAAAACAAAACTGACCCCGGATGAGATCCGTAAAATGTTAAACGATCAAACAAAATACGACATCCGCTTTTCGGATGAAACCGATACGCTGGCAGGTTTTAATGTGAAAAAAGCCATTGCTACGAGCAAGAAAAACAAGTCGGATGTGATTACGCTTTGGTATACGGAGGAAATTGCATTGAAGAATCCGAACTGGTACAATACATTTAACGAAGTCCCCGGAGTTTTACTGGCTTATTCTGTCGACCGTTTCGGGATTCGCATGGACTATAAAGCCACGAGATTTATTCCCAAAGCAGACGAATCTAACAAACAGTTGTTTACTTTGCCGGCAAAAGGTACGACCATTAGCTACAATGAGTACAACCAAAAAATGAACAGTTTATTTGCAACATTTGAATAATATGAACAAATTCCTTGCTGCTTTCAGCATTACCCTACTTACTGTATTTACAGCGTTTTCCCAAAAACCGTTTTCAGGAGTTTTGAAGTACAAAGCAACCGTGATGGCACCGGATTCAAACGTGGTCTGGAAATCCTGGAATGTAACGCTTTACACCAATGATACGGTGGTTCGGGTGGAAACGGAAACCGAGCAATTCGGGGTGCAGGTCTATATCCGCAATATGACTTTGAACAAAGCGTATTTATTGCTTGAACTGGATGGGAATAAATATGCGATCCATACAGACTTGTCGAAGAAAACGGATACCATTCCAAAAACCTACACCGTTACGAAGAAAACGGGATCTAAAAAAATAGCAGGCCAAAAAGCAAAAAAATACCTGGTGAAGGATGAAAATACCGAAGGATTTTACTGTTATTTCGCCAAAAACCTGGGAAATAAATACCTGCAGGTTTACCCGGAAGTAAAAGGCCTGGCTTTGGATTATTACATTCCTTCCCAGGATGGTTTGATCCACTACGAATTGGTAGAGAAAAAGGACGAAACCGTGAACCGTGATTTATTCGGGATTCCTTCTGATTATAAGCGTATCAGCTTCGAAGAATTCATGCGCGCCTTTTATTCGAATAATGAACAGTAGTTTGTTTATAGTTAAATCGAAAACCATTAACCAAACCCCTCTGATGTCGTTATCTTCGTAAGATACTTCGTGAAGAATGGCATTGGAAAACGAATACAGGCAAAAAAGCGAGCAAACAGCTGACGAAAAAATCAAAAAGGAACCCAAGGGAAAGCCTGCGAAAGAACGCAAGCCTTCCGATAATGCCTTGTTGGAACGTCTGTCGAACCGCTTCGATAAAAAAAGATTTAAAACAATCCTTGGGATTGCAATGATCCTGTTTTCCTTTTTTACGTTTCTTTCCTGCCTTTCCTATTTCTTCACCTGGACTTCAGACCAGGACCGCGTTCTGGATGTTTCCCTGTTTACATTCCTGTTTGACAGCAACCCGGAACCGGTGCAAAACTGGCTGGGAAAATTCGGTGCGTGGATGGCTCATTTATTCATGTATCGCTGGTTCGGAGTTTCGTCTTTTGCCATTTCGTTCATCATTTTCCTGATCGGTTTCAAATGGACACTGAACATTTTACTCCTTCCTATCAGACGTTCAATTGCGGTAGCGGCCTTGTTCATGGTTTGGAGCTCGATCTTCCTGGGGTATTTCGTAGAACACATCGATTACTTAGGCGGGACTTTCGGTTTTGCAATCAATAACTGGCTGCGCTTAACGATCGGAAGCTTCGGAAGTTTCGTTGCAATTGTAGCGCTTCTGTGGGTGGTACTGGTAGTGCTGTTCAATGCAGATATTATGTCCTGGTGGAACCGGGCGAAAGGTGCGAAAGAATCGTTCTTCGAAGACGATCAGCCTGTTACGGCAAACATGACGGATATCCACGTGGTGAATACGATCCGTGAAGACCAGATCCGTGCGGAACAGGATGCAGCGGAAGTCAATTTCGACGAAGAAGAGGAAGAAGACGAATCGTATGGAGACGGGGAAGAAGATAGTTTCATCGTGATCCAGTCAGGAGCAGAAAAAATAGAGGAGGAGCCTTTTGTTGAAGAAGAACCGGTTGAGGTATTCGAAGAAGATGAAGAAGAGGAAGAAGGCGATTTCAAAGTCAGTATTGCGAAAGCAGAAACAACGCTTTCCGATGACGAGTTCAATTCCATTCGCCAGGAATACGGGGATTACGATCCAACCCTGGAGCTTTCCGGTTACTTGCTGCCCCCGATCGATTTGTTGAAAGACTACGGAAACGGGCAGGTTTCGATCAATAAGCAGGAACTGGAAGACAATAAGAACAGAATTGTCGAAACACTTTCTCATTACAAGATTGACATCGCGAAGATCAAGGCAACGGTTGGTCCGACGGTAACTTTATATGAAATTGTACCGGCTCCGGGAGTCCGTATTTCGAAAATCAAAAACCTGGAAGACGACATTGCATTGAGTTTATCCGCACTGGGAATTCGTATTATTGCACCGATTCCGGGGAAAGGAACAATCGGTATTGAAGTTCCGAACAGTAAGCCGGACATGGTTTCCATGAAATCACTGATCGCTTCGGAGAAATTTCAGAATTCCGATTTCGAATTGCCTATCGTGATGGGGAAAACCATTACGAATGAAACCTATACGTTTGATCTCACAAAAGCGCCACACTTATTGGTTGCCGGAGCTACCGGACAAGGTAAATCCGTTGGTTTGAACGCGATTTTGGTTTCCATCCTTTACAAGAAGCACCCGGCGCAGGTCAAATTTGTACTGGTCGATCCGAAAAAGGTGGAATTAACGCTGTACAACCGCATTGAACGCCACTTCCTGGCCAAACTTCCTGGAGAAGAAGATGCCATTATTACGGATACTTCCAAAGTTGTCAATACCCTGAATTCTCTGTGTATTGAGATGGATAACCGCTACGAATTGCTGAAAGATGCCCAGGTGCGTACGATTAAGGAATACAACGCGAAATTTATTGCCCGCAGGCTGAACCCGGAAAAAGGACACCGTTATTTGCCGTACATTGTAGTATTGATCGATGAGTTCGCGGATTTGATCATGACAGCCGGAAAAGAAGTGGAACACCCGATTGCCCGTTTGGCGCAGCTGGCCCGTGCGATTGGTATTCACCTGATCGTGGCAACACAAAGACCTTCCGTAAACGTTATTACGGGTATGATCAAGGCAAACTTCCCGGCACGTATTGCATTCCGCGTACTTTCGAAGATCGATTCGCGTACCATCCTGGATTCTTCGGGTGCAGATCAGCTGATCGGCCGCGGGGATATGCTCATTTCACTGGGTCAGGATTTGATCCGTGTACAATGTGGTTTCGCTGATACACCGGAAGTAGAAGATATTTGTAAGTTTATCGGGGAGCAGCGAGCTTATCCGGAGGCATTGATCCTTCCGGAGTATGTTGGCGCAGATGGCGGCGGAGATAATGATATCGACCTGGATGAAATAGATTCCATGTTTGCAGATGCGGCGCGTATAGTTGTGATCAACAATCAAGGTTCGGCGTCCTTGTTGCAGCGTAAACTGAAACTGGGTTACAACCGGGCAGGACGTATCGTGGATCAATTGGAAGGTTACGGAATTATCGGCCCGTTCCAGGGAAGTAAGGCGCGTGAAGTGCTCTTCAGTGATGTAGAAAGCCTGGAAGAATTCCTGCGTGCAAAAGGGATCAGTTAAGTTCAAAGAATTAAAATTGTTCAATTGTTCAAATGTTTCTGCCCCGGCAGATTCAAATGTTCAAATTGAACTATTAAACTTTGGAACCTTTTGAACCTCGTTAAACCTTTGATCTTTTTCGCAGAAAATCTTTTAAATATGTAATACTATTCTTGGCACAATTTCTGATATTTGCACAGAAAAATGTGAAACATGAAATACTTACTTATTTGCTTGACTTTATTGGGGGGAACATTGGCGTACAGCCAGGATGCCAAAGCAGACGGAATTCTTGATAAAGTTTCTGCTAAAATAAAGGGGCTTAAAACATTCTACGTAGAATTCAGTGCAACTATCAAGAACAGTACAAACGGAACGAACTCCAACATGTCCGGAAAAGGATGGGTAAAAGGAGATAAGTTCAGTGCTGTTTACGGAGAAACCACTTTGATTTCTAACGGTATTAAGAAATGGTCTATCGTAAAAGAAGAGAAAACCGTTTATGAATCAGATGCTTCCGGAGACGATGAAGATGCGATCAACCCGAAAAAACTGATGACTATCTGGGAATCGGGATTCAAGAGCAAATACGAAAAAGAAGAGACATTGAACGGTGAAAAAGTTCACATGATCTATTTGTACCCGAAAAACCCGAAGAAAGCGAATTACCATACAATCATCGTGTATGTTTCGAAAGAAGACAACGAAGTGAAAAAGGCAATCATGAAATCAAATGACGGAACGGTTTCCACATTTACCATGACCAAGTTTACTTCCAATCCGGCTATCGAAGACAGTAAATTTGTATTTGACAAGTCAAAATACCCGGGATACACGGTTGTGAAAGATTAAGATTAAATTAATTGATATATGAAAGGCGTTCAGGTTAAACCGGGACGTCTTTTTTGTTGTTAGTGTGTTGTAATTGTAATTCCGCCTGGTCATTTCTTCCATTATTTGGTTGCTTCGTTTTGATCAAAAAGTTTCTATTTGTGGTGAACAGACAGATTTAGTTACCACTTATAGCCTTATTTATGATTTTAAGTTTTCTTCGGTTTCATGCGTTGATTATTCCGGCGCTTGTATTTTGCTTTCATGCCCGTTCCCAGTTAACCACCAGCACCCTGGATGCTACAATTGATGCACAAGTTTATTCGGGCAATCCAACAACCAATTTCGGGACATTGGCGACATCAAACGTTTCTGTAGTTTCTGGGCCACGTGTCTACCGGTTTTATGTAAATTTTGACATCAATAGTTTAAGTATTCCTGCGAATGCAGTTGTCACAAGTGCGATTTTAAGGCTTACACCTACGGCAACCGGTGAAGGTGGTGCAGGAAGCTCCGATTTTGTGGTTAACGGAGTAACAAGCAGTTGGACAGAGACTGGGATTACCTATGCTTCACAGCCATTTCAGACAGTCGTTAATCAAGGTTTTACTTCTGCACTGGTAAGCAGTAAACGGGAATTTAATGATTTGAAAAATATGGTTCAAAACCATGTAAACGGAACCATTCCGATTGTTGGTTTCTGTGTGATGCGAATCCAGGAAACTACCGCAACAACAGCCTGTCAATACAATACAAGAGAAGCAACCACATCAACGGATCGTCCCAAACTGGAAATCAAATGGTACATTCCTTTTGCAATGACTACTGCCACAGTTACTCAGGCATCAACCGCAACCAGTGCGGACGGAGCAATTTCACCCACCATCACCGGGGGATCCGGAAGTAACACTTATTCCTGGATCAATAGCGGTGGATCAAGTGAAGGAACAACTTTGAATATTACCGGTAAAGCCCCCGGCTGGTATGGTTTGCAGGTTACTGGAAGTTTGGGTGATAAATTCTATATGTCCTTTATTATCGGGGCGAAATGTGAGGTGATTAATGTACTTTTTCGACAGGATCCGAATTTTATTGATAATGCAACAGTTATCCTGGGAAGTACTCTTTTTAATAATAGTAATTTCGGTACCGGTATCAACGCAGATGCAGGAGGAAAAGCATTGAGTGATAATTATTTTTTTCTGAGATATCGCCTCTGGTTTGACCCCAATAATTATTTCTACCAGGTCAATCAATACCTTTTCGGAAGTGCTCATTCCACTCAAACAAATGCTTGTATTTTAAACAGAGTCACGGCGGATTGGAATGAATTAACCATTACAGGAGCAAATCAACCGGGTGTGAATATATCCACACCTCCCGGAGTTTCGCTTCCTGCAACAGCAACTACTACGGAAAATAAAACACTGGATATTACGGCATATTTCCGCTACTGGACATTGAATCCAACAGCTAATTATGGATACCGTGTTAGCGGTACGGTTTCATCTCCGACGATCGGTTACCAGAGCTACAACTCTGACGATGCTACAACTGCTTCCCTGAGGCCTTATGTATCCATGGTCGTTGAAGACAATAATTGTGACAGGACGTCACACGTTTCATTCAAGGCCGCTTTGGACGGCCAGTTATATCTTGCTTACAAAGGAAATTTAAAACTGCAGTTTACTGAAGAATACCAGCAGGAAGGAGGTAAAAAATGGCCACTGAAACTCTACGACTATAATCGGACACTGATTGCAGGAATTAATTACAATGGCTCTCAGATTGGGTCCAATCCGCTATTGCCTGCGATCGATTATGTCTTTGGCGACAACCGGACAACACTCAATTTCAGTAGTTATGGTTTGCTTGACGGAGGATACTATATCCTTGAATTGACTAAGAGCACCGGAGAAAAAGAATACGTTGAATTTATTTACAAGAAATAATGGAAAAAAGGATAATCAGTAAAGAAGCGTCTAATCAAACGCGGCTCATTGCCGGATGTTTGTCGGTTTTAATGCTTATTCAAATAGGTCAACCGGTTGTCTATGCAGCAACGATCCGGGAGGCAAATCGAAATTTCAATCGGTTGAAAATGAATCTGCCTGCAGATGGTTTGGGATCAGCCCGCGTGAAGCAGGATCGAATGGATTTAAAGGAACACACAATCGACCGCCTCATTGACCGGGAAATAACAACAGATTTTATCGAGGAGCAAGGATCAAACAGCTTGGCAGTTGCCGCGTTGGGTGGGCCCGGACAATCGGAGTCATCCGGTTTTTCACTGACCAGCACGGATGGAATGGTGGATAAATTCTCCGGTGATTTCACGTATTCCATTCCCTTGGCGGATGTGGAAGGGTATCCGCTGGTACTGACTTACAATTCAGGGGTGAATATGCAATCAGAAGCATCCTGGGTTGGTTTGGGCTGGGATTTGAATG
The window above is part of the Fluviicola sp. genome. Proteins encoded here:
- the argS gene encoding arginine--tRNA ligase — translated: MEDLIKSAIIEKSNQLFGFECSDSLIQFQKTKKEFEGDTTLVLFPLMKLAGKAPQEIGKVLGDFLRDDIRCISDYSIIGGFLNVSFPNDYWTRQLSEIDSNASFGLAAKHSKPEIMVEYSSPNTNKPLHLGHLRNNFLGYSVAQILDAYGHKVIKTQIINDRGIHICKSMLAWQKFSPLNEKGERENPENTGMKGDKLVGKYYVEFDKQFNAEAKEIIAEWNTGNFEGYSEAAIAKYHEFTAAKAGKDEKAIAGLDDKIKELAKNETSILREAKDLLVRWEGRDPEVYLLWTTMNGWVYDGFNQTYEKMGVDFDRLYYESDTFILGKDLVNEGLSKGVFYQKEDGSVWIDLTGDGLDHKLLLRSDGTSVYMTQDLGTAVDRFNDYPELTGIIYTVGNEQDYHFKVLFLILDKLGYSWAKSCFHLSYGMVDLPSGKMKSREGTVVDADDLMDEVIESAKEMTAERGHLDGMSEADRETLYKTIGMGGLKYYLLKVDPKKRMMFNPAESIELNGHTGPFIQYAHARIQSLLGKASDFKLDTNTEIGASEKEIIKQLVLYPSVIEEAAKTYAPSVVANYTYELVKLFNQFYQNVMILSETDENQKALRLTVSQNVAKVIKSSMNLLGITVPNRM
- a CDS encoding outer membrane lipoprotein carrier protein LolA gives rise to the protein MKYLLICLTLLGGTLAYSQDAKADGILDKVSAKIKGLKTFYVEFSATIKNSTNGTNSNMSGKGWVKGDKFSAVYGETTLISNGIKKWSIVKEEKTVYESDASGDDEDAINPKKLMTIWESGFKSKYEKEETLNGEKVHMIYLYPKNPKKANYHTIIVYVSKEDNEVKKAIMKSNDGTVSTFTMTKFTSNPAIEDSKFVFDKSKYPGYTVVKD
- a CDS encoding DNA translocase FtsK 4TM domain-containing protein, yielding MALENEYRQKSEQTADEKIKKEPKGKPAKERKPSDNALLERLSNRFDKKRFKTILGIAMILFSFFTFLSCLSYFFTWTSDQDRVLDVSLFTFLFDSNPEPVQNWLGKFGAWMAHLFMYRWFGVSSFAISFIIFLIGFKWTLNILLLPIRRSIAVAALFMVWSSIFLGYFVEHIDYLGGTFGFAINNWLRLTIGSFGSFVAIVALLWVVLVVLFNADIMSWWNRAKGAKESFFEDDQPVTANMTDIHVVNTIREDQIRAEQDAAEVNFDEEEEEDESYGDGEEDSFIVIQSGAEKIEEEPFVEEEPVEVFEEDEEEEEGDFKVSIAKAETTLSDDEFNSIRQEYGDYDPTLELSGYLLPPIDLLKDYGNGQVSINKQELEDNKNRIVETLSHYKIDIAKIKATVGPTVTLYEIVPAPGVRISKIKNLEDDIALSLSALGIRIIAPIPGKGTIGIEVPNSKPDMVSMKSLIASEKFQNSDFELPIVMGKTITNETYTFDLTKAPHLLVAGATGQGKSVGLNAILVSILYKKHPAQVKFVLVDPKKVELTLYNRIERHFLAKLPGEEDAIITDTSKVVNTLNSLCIEMDNRYELLKDAQVRTIKEYNAKFIARRLNPEKGHRYLPYIVVLIDEFADLIMTAGKEVEHPIARLAQLARAIGIHLIVATQRPSVNVITGMIKANFPARIAFRVLSKIDSRTILDSSGADQLIGRGDMLISLGQDLIRVQCGFADTPEVEDICKFIGEQRAYPEALILPEYVGADGGGDNDIDLDEIDSMFADAARIVVINNQGSASLLQRKLKLGYNRAGRIVDQLEGYGIIGPFQGSKAREVLFSDVESLEEFLRAKGIS
- a CDS encoding GlsB/YeaQ/YmgE family stress response membrane protein, which translates into the protein MSWLWALIIGGVAGWLAGAIMDSDRGGIFFNIVLGILGGIVGAWLFGLLHIFAPDNIWGVLLTATVGAVVIIVIARLITGGKV
- a CDS encoding DNRLRE domain-containing protein, with amino-acid sequence MILSFLRFHALIIPALVFCFHARSQLTTSTLDATIDAQVYSGNPTTNFGTLATSNVSVVSGPRVYRFYVNFDINSLSIPANAVVTSAILRLTPTATGEGGAGSSDFVVNGVTSSWTETGITYASQPFQTVVNQGFTSALVSSKREFNDLKNMVQNHVNGTIPIVGFCVMRIQETTATTACQYNTREATTSTDRPKLEIKWYIPFAMTTATVTQASTATSADGAISPTITGGSGSNTYSWINSGGSSEGTTLNITGKAPGWYGLQVTGSLGDKFYMSFIIGAKCEVINVLFRQDPNFIDNATVILGSTLFNNSNFGTGINADAGGKALSDNYFFLRYRLWFDPNNYFYQVNQYLFGSAHSTQTNACILNRVTADWNELTITGANQPGVNISTPPGVSLPATATTTENKTLDITAYFRYWTLNPTANYGYRVSGTVSSPTIGYQSYNSDDATTASLRPYVSMVVEDNNCDRTSHVSFKAALDGQLYLAYKGNLKLQFTEEYQQEGGKKWPLKLYDYNRTLIAGINYNGSQIGSNPLLPAIDYVFGDNRTTLNFSSYGLLDGGYYILELTKSTGEKEYVEFIYKK
- a CDS encoding arginase, coding for MHRKIEIIVNTSELAAGTRGSSLGPGAIMTAARKANNPYFGLYPLHPLPDYNGFLDQKNETEFAKNLLGFKLVFESVAEKTKDLLNKGSFPIILAGDHGSAAGTIAGIKAAYPEKRLGVVWIDAHGDLHSPYTTPSGNIHGMPLSLSLGNDNLAYQRNTPSGQTTGIWNDLKYKYTNAVKLNPSDLVFIGVRDTEFEENQLIAENNITNHTVEFVRKEGAEAIVQHVLKQLEACELIYVSFDVDSMDPEITSFGTGTPVGNGIFPEEAEEILTLLAKNPKTVCIEFVEVNPCLDNRVNAMAETAFSLLESVTAALKG